One genomic segment of Scylla paramamosain isolate STU-SP2022 chromosome 11, ASM3559412v1, whole genome shotgun sequence includes these proteins:
- the LOC135104831 gene encoding catenin delta-2-like isoform X2, whose amino-acid sequence MPRSSVYVRLQWSTDGATEEAGATTSQQRDTAQSPTPHSTQKTLQPQHSSQEALEIKEGSSGDGSVHHGSTQPPERRQEHKSSHKSSVCPAKSPSSPHPPASPPPVCSTTVTLLPGSTLITTAASTTTVPTMTTATAATKHGRHAEASLGTQARVKVKVRDAPRDKLRRNLTERIPRTTQGGDDGTGIRRTSRAPHLDTSHSLDSPLWHSREQARTDAEGEPQDGAQDGASKPEGARIYYKSKARLRPKNPNAKGRRITRSLSASCVSVSTNTDPKDFLELAKLSGTLSSRKEKEAHISRKKDSSGSDTKTKSVKEETDSSGSQVADSKGHSDVKTRPEVTQKPQVKEVREELKEEDEEDQKCCKAKGTTEESEETPEVILEEDVTEKLSDTRCAGDGCDDAGKGYIELPTYSPSQPSANLQEKLPDHLPPYPGDPSCPSLPVLPCGPPYPSFHAHTGPLPLPTPSYFTRVPVEGTPTPAEEQKFIVITPHLTPPPSDSLEKAAPSSECPPPSSPPLRVCPVPLSSSPSLDHSQTFSSFKPSPSRTFHLSSQDDADLSASPYPATPSSSFHCTSVESLPPKAIHQDVIPRSPSSQIIERCHWGDKNTSPYPTNRPPTPAIPRRHLERDMSLDSCPDVVLQTLEAEGAASQNKTLKKTVTFLLPPDHWDSLISLRESSIGGYPQSGYAELDASLLPPNGDDPYRNTPSPGMQALPQDRYDGGLDGEAGGQYPEDPRYPVPDGGLVYPPDGGVYGRLLGAPQSPYSVNGGVRASTEPLLPSDMYEEDQAPPPHPQHPPAPPPHLSPPTPSLPPVQNHDNYAHPSRLRPPSADSTAPRVRWRDPDLHEVIDFLSNPNNVVKANAAAYLQHLCYMDDPTKQKTRILGGIPPLVALLTHDLPELHRNACGALRNLSYGRQNDENKRAIKDAQGIPALVRLLRKTPDNEIKELVTGILWNLSSCEDLKHSILDDALTVIVSHVIIPCSGWDGGEVERDPNVDVWWSTVFKNASGVLRNISSAGEYARTKLRQCHGLVDSLLTVIKSAIQGSSHDNKSVENCVCILRNLSYRCQEVEDPNYDKNQPPTQSRATATAKDGEGELTDTCGRSSEPKDNLCDNLGCFGGSRKKKEAMGGAVKESSGGTRSTGPRTEPLRGMELLWQPEIVVGPYLALLSDCSNPETLEAAAGALQNLAACYWQPSIDVRAAVRKEKGLPILVELLRMEVDRVVCAVATALRNLAIDQRNKELIGKYAMRDLVQKLPSGNTHDSGTSDETIAAVLATLNEVIKKSAEFSRSLLDVGGVERLVNMTRHRGRYSVRVVKFASQVLFSMWGHQELREVYKKAGWKEQDFVSKSVAARNAASGGANSPTANNTLNRPMASQGGTRYEDRTIQRGQGKTHQMYSQGQQVPMADMGYGSGGGIGAPAGGVRLYPSVQGKAGEPVYAKVNRDKKRNRQYEGVGPQYGTLGGGAEDWSGPVYGGSPAASPSFSHGPPNNNNNNNNNNNNHSNNNGVLMDKGDAQAGDSWV is encoded by the exons ATGCCACGTTCGTCAGTGTATGTCAGACTCCAGTGGTCTACTGACGGGGCCACGGAGGAGGCTGGAGCTACCACCTCTCAGCAGCGAGACACAGCACAGTCCCCCACACCACACAGCACTCAGAAGACCCTGCAACCTCAGCACAGCTCCCAGGAGGCCCTGGAGATCAAGGAGGGCAGCAGTGGTGATGGGAGTGTTCACCACGGCAGCACTCAGCCACCAGAGAGGCGACAGGAGCACAAGAGTAGCCACAAGAGCAGTGTGTGTCCTGCCAAGTCACCAAGCTCACCACATCCACCAGCCTCACCTCCACCTGTCTGCTCCACTACTGTCACCTTGCTGCCTGGATCCACACTGATTACCACAgcagccagcaccaccaccgtgccCACCATgactactgccactgctgccaccaagCATGGCCGACATGCTGAAGCTTCTCTTGGAACACAAGCAAGAGTGAAGGTCAAGGTGAGAGACGCACCAAGGGACAAGCTACGAAGGAACCTCACAGAGAGGATACCAAGAACCACCCAGGGAGGGGATGACGGTACAGGCATCAGACGCACCTCTCGTGCCCCTCATCTTGACACCAGCCACAGCCTAGACTCCCCTCTCTGGCACAGTAGGGAACAGGCACGCACTGATGCAGAGGGAGAGCCACAGGATGGGGCCCAGGATGGTGCCAGCAAGCCAGAAGGTGCCAGAATATATTACAAATCCAAAGCCAGACTGAGGCCCAAGAACCCCAATGCCAAAGGCCGGAGAATTACCAGGTCCCTGAGTGCCTCGTGCGTCAGTGTGAGCACCAACACGGACCCCAAGGACTTCCTGGAGCTGGCCAAGCTGAGTGGCACTCTGTCCTccaggaaggagaaggaggcccACATCAGCAGGAAGAAGGACTCCTCTGGCAGTGACACTAAGACTAAGAGTGTGAAAGAGGAAACTGACAGTAGTGGTTCACAGGTAGCTGACTCAAAGGGACACTCTGATGTTAAAACTAGGCCAGAGGTCACTCAGAAACCACAAGtaaaggaggtgagagaggagctgaaggaggaggatgaagaggatcaGAAATGCTGCAAGGCCAAGGGGACCacagaggaaagtgaggaaactCCAGAAGTGATTCTGGAGGAGGACGTCACTGAGAAGCTGAGTGACACGCGTTGTGCTGGGGATGGCTGTGATGATGCCGGGAAAGGCTACATTGAGCTGCCCACCTACAGCCCTTCCCAGCCATCCGCCAATCTCCAGGAAAAGTTACCTGACCACCTCCCACCCTACCCTGGGGACCCTTCCTGCCCTTCACTCCCTGTCCTGCCCTGTGGGCCCCCTTACCCCTCCTTCCATGCCCACACTGGGCCGTTGCCACTTCCCACACCCTCATACTTCACCCGGGTGCCTGTGGAGGGGACCCCCACACCTGCTGAAGAGCAAAAGTTTATTGTCATCACCCCACATCTCACTCCACCTCCCTCAGACTCCCTGGAGAAGGCAGCACCCTCCAGTGAGTGTCCCCCACCAAGCTCTCCCCCCTTGAGAGTTTGCCCAGTGCCCCTCAGCTCCTCCCCCAGTCTTGACCACAGCCAGACATTCTCCAGCTTCAAGCCTTCCCCCAGCAGGACATTCCACCTCAGTTCCCAAGATGATGCTGATCTCAGTGCCTCTCCGTACCCTGCCACTCCCTCCAGCAGCTTCCATTGCACCTCAGTGGAGAGCTTACCTCCAAAGGCAATTCACCAAGATGTTATTCCAAGATCGCCTAGCAGCCAGATCATTGAGAGGTGTCACTGGGGGGACAAGAACACTTCACCGTACCCCACCAACCGGCCTCCCACTCCTGCCATTCCCCGCAGGCATCTGGAACGAGACATGTCCTTGGATTCCTGTCCTGACGTGGTCCTGCAGACTCTTGAGGCTGAGGGAGCAGCTAGCCAGAATAAGACTCTCAAAAAAACCGTCACATTCCTGCTGCCACCTGACCACTGGGACTCCCTCATCTCCCTGCGAGAGAGCAGCA TTGGCGGGTATCCCCAGAGTGGCTATGCCGAGCTAGATGCCTCGCTGCTGCCCCCCAATGGTGACGACCCCTACCGCAACACCCCCTCCCCCGGCATGCAGGCGCTGCCCCAGGACCGCTACG ACGGCGGCCTGGATGGGGAGGCGGGGGGACAGTACCCAGAGGACCCCCGCTACCCAGTCCCTGATGGTGGCCTGGTGTACCCTCCCGATGGAGGGGTGTACGGCCGGCTGCTGGGTGCCCCCCAGTCCCCCTACTCAGTCAACGGTGGGGTGAGGGCCAGCACTGAGCCACTGCTGCCCTCAGACATGTATGAGGAGGACCAGGCACCGCCTCCACACCCCCAGCACCCCCCCGCACCCCCAccacacctctcccctcccacgccctccctcccaccagtACAAAACCATGACAATTACGCCCACCCCAGCCGCCTGCGTCCACCCTCCGCTGACAGCACTGCACCCAGAG TGCGATGGCGGGACCCAGACCTGCACGAGGTCATCGACTTCCTGAGCAACCCAAACAATGTGGTAAAGGCCAACGCGGCAGCCTACCTCCAGCACCTCTGCTACATGGACGACCCCACCAAGCAGAAGACTCGCATCCTGGGCGGCATCCCTCCCCTCGTGGCGCTGCTTACCCACGACCTCCCTGAGCTTCACCGCAATGCCTGTGGTGCTCtgag AAACCTGTCATATGGGCGGCAGAACGACGAGAACAAGCGGGCGATCAAGGACGCGCAGGGCATCCCGGCACTGGTGAGGCTGCTGCGTAAGACTCCTGACAACGAGATCAAGGAACTGGTCACTGGCATCCTGTGGAACCTGTCTTCGTGTGAG GACCTGAAGCACAGCATTTTGGATGACGCGCTGACAGTGATAGTGAGCCACGTCATCATCCCGTGCTCAGGCTGGGACGGTGGCGAGGTGGAGCGTGACCCCAATGTGGATGTGTGGTGGTCAACCGTCTTCAAGAATGCTTCAGGTGTCCTCAG GAATATCAGCTCAGCAGGGGAGTACGCTCGGACCAAACTGCGGCAATGTCATGGCCTGGTTGACTCTCTACTGACGGTGATCAAGTCGGCCATCCAGGGATCCTCACACGACAACAAGAGCGTCGAGAATTGTGTCTGCATCCTGCGCAACCTGTCCTATCGCTGCCAAGAGGTGGAGGACCCCAACTATGACAAGAACCAGCCCCCCACCCAGTCAAGAGCCACCGCCACAGCCAAGG ACGGTGAAGGAGAGCTGACTGACACTTGTGGTAGGTCTTCGGAGCCCAAGGACAACCTGT GTGACAACTTGGGCTGCTTTGGGGGCAGccggaagaagaaggaagcaatGGGTGGTGCAGTGAAGGAGAGCAGCGGGGGCACGCGGTCAACAGGGCCGCGCACCGAACCTCTGAGGGGCATGGAGCTCCTGTGGCAGCCAGAGATT GTGGTGGGCCCCTACCTGGCGTTACTCTCAGACTGCAGCAACCCAGAGACCCTGGAGGCAGCAGCGGGCGCCCTGCAGAACCTGGCGGCGTGCTACTGGCAGCCCAGCATAGATGTGCGCGCTGCTGTCAGGAAGGAGAAGGGCCTGCCCATCCTGGTGGAGTTGCTTAGGATGGAGGTGGACCGTGTAGTTTGTGCGGTGGCCACAGCTCTCCGCAACCTGGCCATCGACCAGCGCAACAAAGAGCTTATTG gTAAATACGCCATGAGAGACTTGGTCCAGAAGCTTCCCTCGGGCAACACGCACGACAGTGGCACGAGTGATGAGACCATCGCTGCTGTGCTGGCCACACTCAACGAGGTGATCAAGAAGAGCGCCGAGTTCTCCCGCTCACTGCTGGACGTGGGCGGTGTGGAGCGGCTGGTGAACATGACGCGCCACCGTGGCCGCTACTCCGTCAGGGTGGTCAAGTTCGCCTCacag GTGCTGTTCTCGATGTGGGGCCACCAGGAGCTGAGGGAGGTGTACAAGAAGGCCGGCTGGAAGGAGCAGGACTTTGTGAGCAAGAGTGTGGCTGCACGCAATGCTGCATCTGGTGGTGCCAACTCCCCCACTGCCAACAACACCCTCAACCGCCCCATGGCCTCGCAGGGCGGCACGCGATACGAGGACCGCACCATCCAGAGGGGTCAGGGCAAGACTCACCAGATGTACAGCCAG GGTCAGCAGGTGCCCATGGCGGACATGGGGTATGGCAGTGGGGGCGGGATTGGGGCACCAGCGGGAGGGGTAAGACTTTACCCATCTGTCCAG
- the LOC135104831 gene encoding catenin delta-2-like isoform X10, translating to MPRSSVYVRLQWSTDGATEEAGATTSQQRDTAQSPTPHSTQKTLQPQHSSQEALEIKEGSSGDGSVHHGSTQPPERRQEHKSSHKSSVCPAKSPSSPHPPASPPPVCSTTVTLLPGSTLITTAASTTTVPTMTTATAATKHGRHAEASLGTQARVKVKVRDAPRDKLRRNLTERIPRTTQGGDDGTGIRRTSRAPHLDTSHSLDSPLWHSREQARTDAEGEPQDGAQDGASKPEGARIYYKSKARLRPKNPNAKGRRITRSLSASCVSVSTNTDPKDFLELAKLSGTLSSRKEKEAHISRKKDSSGSDTKTKSVKEETDSSGSQVADSKGHSDVKTRPEVTQKPQVKEVREELKEEDEEDQKCCKAKGTTEESEETPEVILEEDVTEKLSDTRCAGDGCDDAGKGYIELPTYSPSQPSANLQEKLPDHLPPYPGDPSCPSLPVLPCGPPYPSFHAHTGPLPLPTPSYFTRVPVEGTPTPAEEQKFIVITPHLTPPPSDSLEKAAPSSECPPPSSPPLRVCPVPLSSSPSLDHSQTFSSFKPSPSRTFHLSSQDDADLSASPYPATPSSSFHCTSVESLPPKAIHQDVIPRSPSSQIIERCHWGDKNTSPYPTNRPPTPAIPRRHLERDMSLDSCPDVVLQTLEAEGAASQNKTLKKTVTFLLPPDHWDSLISLRESSIGGYPQSGYAELDASLLPPNGDDPYRNTPSPGMQALPQDRYVRWRDPDLHEVIDFLSNPNNVVKANAAAYLQHLCYMDDPTKQKTRILGGIPPLVALLTHDLPELHRNACGALRNLSYGRQNDENKRAIKDAQGIPALVRLLRKTPDNEIKELVTGILWNLSSCEQDLKHSILDDALTVIVSHVIIPCSGWDGGEVERDPNVDVWWSTVFKNASGVLRNISSAGEYARTKLRQCHGLVDSLLTVIKSAIQGSSHDNKSVENCVCILRNLSYRCQEVEDPNYDKNQPPTQSRATATAKDGEGELTDTCGRSSEPKDNLCDNLGCFGGSRKKKEAMGGAVKESSGGTRSTGPRTEPLRGMELLWQPEIVVGPYLALLSDCSNPETLEAAAGALQNLAACYWQPSIDVRAAVRKEKGLPILVELLRMEVDRVVCAVATALRNLAIDQRNKELIGKYAMRDLVQKLPSGNTHDSGTSDETIAAVLATLNEVIKKSAEFSRSLLDVGGVERLVNMTRHRGRYSVRVVKFASQVLFSMWGHQELREVYKKAGWKEQDFVSKSVAARNAASGGANSPTANNTLNRPMASQGGTRYEDRTIQRGQGKTHQMYSQGQQVPMADMGYGSGGGIGAPAGGVRLYPSVQGKAGEPVYAKVNRDKKRNRQYEGVGPQYGTLGGGAEDWSGPVYGGSPAASPSFSHGPPNNNNNNNNNNNNHSNNNGVLMDKGDAQAGDSWV from the exons ATGCCACGTTCGTCAGTGTATGTCAGACTCCAGTGGTCTACTGACGGGGCCACGGAGGAGGCTGGAGCTACCACCTCTCAGCAGCGAGACACAGCACAGTCCCCCACACCACACAGCACTCAGAAGACCCTGCAACCTCAGCACAGCTCCCAGGAGGCCCTGGAGATCAAGGAGGGCAGCAGTGGTGATGGGAGTGTTCACCACGGCAGCACTCAGCCACCAGAGAGGCGACAGGAGCACAAGAGTAGCCACAAGAGCAGTGTGTGTCCTGCCAAGTCACCAAGCTCACCACATCCACCAGCCTCACCTCCACCTGTCTGCTCCACTACTGTCACCTTGCTGCCTGGATCCACACTGATTACCACAgcagccagcaccaccaccgtgccCACCATgactactgccactgctgccaccaagCATGGCCGACATGCTGAAGCTTCTCTTGGAACACAAGCAAGAGTGAAGGTCAAGGTGAGAGACGCACCAAGGGACAAGCTACGAAGGAACCTCACAGAGAGGATACCAAGAACCACCCAGGGAGGGGATGACGGTACAGGCATCAGACGCACCTCTCGTGCCCCTCATCTTGACACCAGCCACAGCCTAGACTCCCCTCTCTGGCACAGTAGGGAACAGGCACGCACTGATGCAGAGGGAGAGCCACAGGATGGGGCCCAGGATGGTGCCAGCAAGCCAGAAGGTGCCAGAATATATTACAAATCCAAAGCCAGACTGAGGCCCAAGAACCCCAATGCCAAAGGCCGGAGAATTACCAGGTCCCTGAGTGCCTCGTGCGTCAGTGTGAGCACCAACACGGACCCCAAGGACTTCCTGGAGCTGGCCAAGCTGAGTGGCACTCTGTCCTccaggaaggagaaggaggcccACATCAGCAGGAAGAAGGACTCCTCTGGCAGTGACACTAAGACTAAGAGTGTGAAAGAGGAAACTGACAGTAGTGGTTCACAGGTAGCTGACTCAAAGGGACACTCTGATGTTAAAACTAGGCCAGAGGTCACTCAGAAACCACAAGtaaaggaggtgagagaggagctgaaggaggaggatgaagaggatcaGAAATGCTGCAAGGCCAAGGGGACCacagaggaaagtgaggaaactCCAGAAGTGATTCTGGAGGAGGACGTCACTGAGAAGCTGAGTGACACGCGTTGTGCTGGGGATGGCTGTGATGATGCCGGGAAAGGCTACATTGAGCTGCCCACCTACAGCCCTTCCCAGCCATCCGCCAATCTCCAGGAAAAGTTACCTGACCACCTCCCACCCTACCCTGGGGACCCTTCCTGCCCTTCACTCCCTGTCCTGCCCTGTGGGCCCCCTTACCCCTCCTTCCATGCCCACACTGGGCCGTTGCCACTTCCCACACCCTCATACTTCACCCGGGTGCCTGTGGAGGGGACCCCCACACCTGCTGAAGAGCAAAAGTTTATTGTCATCACCCCACATCTCACTCCACCTCCCTCAGACTCCCTGGAGAAGGCAGCACCCTCCAGTGAGTGTCCCCCACCAAGCTCTCCCCCCTTGAGAGTTTGCCCAGTGCCCCTCAGCTCCTCCCCCAGTCTTGACCACAGCCAGACATTCTCCAGCTTCAAGCCTTCCCCCAGCAGGACATTCCACCTCAGTTCCCAAGATGATGCTGATCTCAGTGCCTCTCCGTACCCTGCCACTCCCTCCAGCAGCTTCCATTGCACCTCAGTGGAGAGCTTACCTCCAAAGGCAATTCACCAAGATGTTATTCCAAGATCGCCTAGCAGCCAGATCATTGAGAGGTGTCACTGGGGGGACAAGAACACTTCACCGTACCCCACCAACCGGCCTCCCACTCCTGCCATTCCCCGCAGGCATCTGGAACGAGACATGTCCTTGGATTCCTGTCCTGACGTGGTCCTGCAGACTCTTGAGGCTGAGGGAGCAGCTAGCCAGAATAAGACTCTCAAAAAAACCGTCACATTCCTGCTGCCACCTGACCACTGGGACTCCCTCATCTCCCTGCGAGAGAGCAGCA TTGGCGGGTATCCCCAGAGTGGCTATGCCGAGCTAGATGCCTCGCTGCTGCCCCCCAATGGTGACGACCCCTACCGCAACACCCCCTCCCCCGGCATGCAGGCGCTGCCCCAGGACCGCTACG TGCGATGGCGGGACCCAGACCTGCACGAGGTCATCGACTTCCTGAGCAACCCAAACAATGTGGTAAAGGCCAACGCGGCAGCCTACCTCCAGCACCTCTGCTACATGGACGACCCCACCAAGCAGAAGACTCGCATCCTGGGCGGCATCCCTCCCCTCGTGGCGCTGCTTACCCACGACCTCCCTGAGCTTCACCGCAATGCCTGTGGTGCTCtgag AAACCTGTCATATGGGCGGCAGAACGACGAGAACAAGCGGGCGATCAAGGACGCGCAGGGCATCCCGGCACTGGTGAGGCTGCTGCGTAAGACTCCTGACAACGAGATCAAGGAACTGGTCACTGGCATCCTGTGGAACCTGTCTTCGTGTGAG CAGGACCTGAAGCACAGCATTTTGGATGACGCGCTGACAGTGATAGTGAGCCACGTCATCATCCCGTGCTCAGGCTGGGACGGTGGCGAGGTGGAGCGTGACCCCAATGTGGATGTGTGGTGGTCAACCGTCTTCAAGAATGCTTCAGGTGTCCTCAG GAATATCAGCTCAGCAGGGGAGTACGCTCGGACCAAACTGCGGCAATGTCATGGCCTGGTTGACTCTCTACTGACGGTGATCAAGTCGGCCATCCAGGGATCCTCACACGACAACAAGAGCGTCGAGAATTGTGTCTGCATCCTGCGCAACCTGTCCTATCGCTGCCAAGAGGTGGAGGACCCCAACTATGACAAGAACCAGCCCCCCACCCAGTCAAGAGCCACCGCCACAGCCAAGG ACGGTGAAGGAGAGCTGACTGACACTTGTGGTAGGTCTTCGGAGCCCAAGGACAACCTGT GTGACAACTTGGGCTGCTTTGGGGGCAGccggaagaagaaggaagcaatGGGTGGTGCAGTGAAGGAGAGCAGCGGGGGCACGCGGTCAACAGGGCCGCGCACCGAACCTCTGAGGGGCATGGAGCTCCTGTGGCAGCCAGAGATT GTGGTGGGCCCCTACCTGGCGTTACTCTCAGACTGCAGCAACCCAGAGACCCTGGAGGCAGCAGCGGGCGCCCTGCAGAACCTGGCGGCGTGCTACTGGCAGCCCAGCATAGATGTGCGCGCTGCTGTCAGGAAGGAGAAGGGCCTGCCCATCCTGGTGGAGTTGCTTAGGATGGAGGTGGACCGTGTAGTTTGTGCGGTGGCCACAGCTCTCCGCAACCTGGCCATCGACCAGCGCAACAAAGAGCTTATTG gTAAATACGCCATGAGAGACTTGGTCCAGAAGCTTCCCTCGGGCAACACGCACGACAGTGGCACGAGTGATGAGACCATCGCTGCTGTGCTGGCCACACTCAACGAGGTGATCAAGAAGAGCGCCGAGTTCTCCCGCTCACTGCTGGACGTGGGCGGTGTGGAGCGGCTGGTGAACATGACGCGCCACCGTGGCCGCTACTCCGTCAGGGTGGTCAAGTTCGCCTCacag GTGCTGTTCTCGATGTGGGGCCACCAGGAGCTGAGGGAGGTGTACAAGAAGGCCGGCTGGAAGGAGCAGGACTTTGTGAGCAAGAGTGTGGCTGCACGCAATGCTGCATCTGGTGGTGCCAACTCCCCCACTGCCAACAACACCCTCAACCGCCCCATGGCCTCGCAGGGCGGCACGCGATACGAGGACCGCACCATCCAGAGGGGTCAGGGCAAGACTCACCAGATGTACAGCCAG GGTCAGCAGGTGCCCATGGCGGACATGGGGTATGGCAGTGGGGGCGGGATTGGGGCACCAGCGGGAGGGGTAAGACTTTACCCATCTGTCCAG